A genomic window from Planococcus rifietoensis includes:
- a CDS encoding rhodanese-like domain-containing protein, whose protein sequence is MELLYITLGVVIAILIFAVVSFLRIRKAVTDLNQEEFIQGYRKAQLIDVREPKDFAAGHILGARNIPQSQLRQRYKEIRADKPVYLYDQNGARSGRVALFLKKKGYEQLFQLQGGFKKWTGKIKSK, encoded by the coding sequence GTGGAATTATTGTATATCACATTGGGTGTCGTCATCGCCATCCTCATTTTTGCGGTCGTCTCCTTCCTCCGCATCCGCAAAGCGGTCACCGATCTGAACCAGGAAGAATTCATCCAAGGCTACCGAAAAGCGCAGCTCATCGATGTCCGGGAACCAAAAGATTTCGCAGCCGGCCATATTCTCGGGGCGCGCAACATCCCGCAATCGCAATTGCGCCAGCGCTACAAGGAAATCCGCGCCGACAAACCGGTCTACCTATATGACCAGAACGGGGCAAGAAGTGGACGCGTCGCGTTGTTCCTGAAGAAAAAAGGCTATGAGCAATTGTTCCAATTGCAAGGCGGCTTCAAAAAATGGACAGGCAAAATCAAATCTAAATAA